In Acidimicrobiales bacterium, one DNA window encodes the following:
- a CDS encoding IS1182 family transposase: MQGSSRLDRELLDAAALCSHLLGEGSVHAFLAEHRHRLFPDEMFVDLFPTKRGRPSVPADVVATVMVLQALEGLSDREAVRQLETNIAWKAATGLALTDEAFHSTVLVLWRNKLNASDRPKRIFEAVATLMDESRVLAGKTRRALDSTVLDDAVARQDTITMIATQIRRVRKLVPELGSVWVREHNLEPGRPPCDWDDPADRDRLVSELVDDANELVWAAEDLVEDGLELTEKQADAVALLALVAGQDVEPGDRPGQWRITRGTATDRVISTVDPESRHAHKTRSSYRDGYKAHVAAEPDTGLITACDLGPGNAADTDAAPDLVADEPAGTEVLGDSAYGSGEFRDHLKTHDMTAVIKPPPLRPATVGGYTLDDFTIDLDARTVTCPEDITVTITTSGSARFGTHCTTCPVRGRCTTATRGRVIKLHPHHRQLAAARAQAGTDDFDTVYRQHRPMIERSIAWLVKNNHRRLRYRGIQRNQLGWSLRCAAVNLKRLLALGLTHNSGWTIAPTT, encoded by the coding sequence ATGCAGGGATCGTCTCGCTTGGATCGTGAGCTGCTGGATGCAGCGGCGCTGTGTTCGCATCTACTCGGTGAGGGGTCGGTGCACGCGTTCTTGGCTGAGCACCGTCACCGGTTGTTCCCCGATGAGATGTTCGTGGACCTGTTCCCGACGAAGCGGGGTCGGCCGTCGGTGCCAGCGGATGTGGTTGCCACGGTGATGGTGCTGCAGGCGTTGGAGGGCCTGTCAGATCGAGAGGCGGTCCGCCAGCTCGAGACGAACATCGCGTGGAAGGCGGCGACAGGGCTGGCGTTGACCGACGAAGCGTTCCACTCGACGGTGCTGGTGTTGTGGCGCAACAAGTTGAACGCGTCGGACCGACCGAAGCGGATCTTTGAAGCGGTCGCCACCTTGATGGACGAGTCCAGGGTTCTCGCTGGCAAGACCCGCCGGGCGTTGGACTCAACGGTGCTGGATGACGCGGTGGCCCGCCAGGACACGATCACGATGATCGCTACCCAGATCCGTCGGGTCCGCAAGCTGGTTCCCGAACTCGGGTCGGTGTGGGTCCGCGAGCACAACTTGGAGCCGGGCCGGCCGCCGTGTGACTGGGACGACCCCGCCGATCGCGACCGCCTGGTGTCTGAGCTGGTCGATGATGCCAACGAGTTGGTGTGGGCCGCCGAGGACCTCGTCGAAGACGGTCTCGAGCTCACCGAGAAGCAGGCTGATGCGGTGGCGTTGTTGGCCCTGGTCGCGGGCCAAGACGTCGAACCCGGCGACCGGCCCGGTCAGTGGCGCATCACCCGGGGCACCGCCACCGACCGGGTCATCTCGACGGTCGATCCCGAGTCCCGCCACGCGCACAAGACCCGGTCGTCCTACCGCGACGGCTACAAGGCCCACGTCGCCGCCGAGCCCGACACCGGGCTCATCACCGCGTGTGATCTGGGCCCCGGCAACGCCGCCGACACCGACGCCGCCCCCGATCTGGTTGCGGATGAACCAGCAGGCACCGAGGTCCTCGGCGACTCCGCCTACGGATCGGGCGAGTTCCGCGACCACCTCAAGACCCACGACATGACCGCGGTGATCAAGCCCCCACCGCTACGCCCCGCCACCGTGGGCGGCTACACCCTCGACGACTTCACCATCGACCTCGACGCCAGAACCGTGACCTGTCCCGAAGACATCACCGTCACCATCACCACCTCCGGTTCGGCCCGATTCGGCACCCACTGCACCACCTGCCCGGTCCGGGGCCGCTGCACCACCGCCACACGCGGGCGGGTCATCAAACTGCACCCCCATCATCGGCAGCTCGCTGCCGCCCGAGCCCAGGCCGGCACCGACGACTTCGACACCGTCTACCGGCAACACCGGCCGATGATCGAACGCAGCATTGCCTGGCTGGTCAAGAACAACCACCGACGGCTCCGCTACCGAGGGATCCAACGCAACCAGCTCGGCTGGTCACTGCGATGCGCGGCGGTGAACCTCAAACGACTCCTCGCGCTCGGCCTCACCCACAACAGCGGCTGGACCATCGCCCCAACGACCTGA